A window of the Microthrixaceae bacterium genome harbors these coding sequences:
- a CDS encoding AAA family ATPase: MRITGWSIDGFGQFHKAEVTDLPPGLIVVHGPNESGKTTLMDFVTGMLFGFPDRRSTKRRHEPVNGGTMGGRLFVLDQAGIAVTIERGASRKSLQVRDDHGERSATALADLLGHVTPELFDNVFGVDLDALQGLRSLDEDAVRERIFSAGVVGAGRSAELALAAIEARRDELFKPRGRGDTYQLRVLRTELADATEELRTAQQVAAGITAQRRELDEQRDQVAQHRTHGRALQRRLELIHAVDDIWPSWSAALEAKAKLAQDDLTPVPDLAEDYETRLSEARHLVESQAGATRDAESEVIKAEEQLGVLTVDTTALEHADAVGRLDQQRGTELARRKRLIELDGHLAHYRAELDQQLARLGPECDDAWLTARPQSIESEAEMRRIGGEVQRARTALDRAIQTSRERDRALNLTTDRLNKAKEERAAAGDPEAARRRVQEVAALYDLVAKLEQTERDEQTQRIALDAANRTAGSGLPSWLVPAVGGLALLAILAGAGGMATGAAAIGAGSLVVGVGLAAVAVMLARHRPAAIDPDTGTPADLPASKDVARLAEEVANRAHALGVGARPSTVELMNLRQEAAEAHAAAAGALQTHQEALQTETDHEAYSSDIRTVDRQSVGDADTELTQAIEAWDGWLSEHDLPAGLDPDGVGEFLALLNLARQTQHSLATYGTDRANEMAESQAFADAVMDLATKLDESDDDVIRLLDRLVARAGAARDVERDRERLAEQLAGARKMHAARAADTASASTALDAVVAESGADDVAGAEDVVRRIKERRHLQAVIDDAEKALDLRSGNRRDESLELLGTGDPLGWQAEGLEVEQQILAAEASHQEAAAELTRAEDALAATLTSSDVPQLQFRVSSLQAQLQQAARQWAVLSSSHRIIEATRERYKRERQPMVVKRAATLFGEITDGRYDRLVVDGSTIFVVDTAGRQVDAASLSRGTVEQLYLSLRFALAEQLATTSPLPLLLDDILVNSDPGRGPRMSRAIGHVAERQQVFMFTCHPWVVEMLTNEVEAHVIDLPSSRASA; encoded by the coding sequence ATGAGAATCACCGGCTGGTCCATCGACGGCTTCGGCCAGTTCCACAAGGCCGAGGTCACCGATCTGCCCCCAGGCCTCATCGTCGTTCATGGCCCAAACGAGTCCGGCAAGACCACGCTCATGGACTTCGTCACCGGGATGTTGTTCGGCTTCCCGGACCGCCGCAGTACCAAGCGACGCCACGAGCCGGTCAACGGCGGCACCATGGGCGGACGGCTGTTCGTGCTCGACCAGGCCGGCATTGCCGTCACCATCGAGCGGGGAGCATCGCGCAAGTCGCTCCAGGTTCGAGACGACCATGGCGAACGGAGCGCCACCGCATTGGCCGACCTCCTCGGTCACGTCACCCCCGAGCTGTTCGACAACGTGTTCGGCGTCGACCTCGATGCCCTCCAGGGCCTGCGCAGCCTCGACGAGGACGCCGTTCGTGAGCGGATCTTCTCGGCCGGAGTGGTGGGTGCGGGTCGGTCGGCCGAACTGGCCCTGGCCGCCATCGAGGCCCGTCGTGACGAGCTGTTCAAGCCTCGCGGCCGCGGCGACACCTACCAGCTGCGCGTGTTGCGCACCGAGCTGGCCGATGCCACCGAGGAGCTGAGGACGGCTCAGCAGGTGGCAGCCGGAATCACCGCCCAACGACGCGAACTCGACGAACAACGAGATCAGGTCGCCCAGCATCGGACCCACGGACGGGCCCTCCAGCGCCGCCTGGAGTTGATCCATGCCGTGGACGACATCTGGCCCTCGTGGTCGGCAGCCCTCGAGGCCAAGGCCAAGCTCGCACAGGATGACCTCACACCGGTCCCCGATCTAGCCGAGGACTACGAGACCAGGCTGTCGGAGGCCCGCCACCTCGTCGAGAGCCAAGCCGGGGCCACCCGAGATGCCGAGTCCGAGGTGATCAAGGCCGAGGAGCAACTCGGAGTCCTCACCGTCGACACCACTGCGCTCGAACACGCCGATGCCGTCGGTCGACTCGACCAGCAGCGGGGCACCGAGCTAGCCCGTCGCAAACGCCTCATCGAACTGGATGGCCATCTCGCCCACTACCGCGCCGAGTTGGATCAGCAGTTGGCCAGGCTGGGCCCTGAATGCGATGACGCCTGGCTGACAGCCCGCCCCCAGTCCATCGAGTCCGAGGCCGAGATGCGCCGCATCGGTGGCGAGGTGCAGCGAGCCCGCACCGCCCTGGATCGAGCCATTCAGACGTCTCGCGAACGCGACCGTGCCCTCAACCTCACTACCGACCGCTTGAACAAGGCCAAGGAGGAGCGGGCCGCGGCCGGCGACCCCGAAGCGGCCCGACGACGGGTCCAAGAGGTCGCTGCCCTCTACGACCTGGTGGCCAAGCTCGAACAGACCGAGCGAGACGAACAAACCCAGCGCATTGCCCTCGACGCCGCCAACCGCACCGCCGGCAGCGGTCTCCCGTCCTGGCTGGTGCCCGCAGTGGGTGGGTTGGCGCTCCTGGCCATCCTGGCTGGTGCCGGTGGCATGGCCACCGGCGCTGCCGCCATCGGGGCCGGATCGCTCGTTGTCGGCGTCGGCCTGGCCGCAGTCGCTGTGATGCTGGCCCGCCATCGCCCCGCGGCCATCGACCCTGACACCGGCACCCCAGCCGATCTGCCCGCGTCCAAAGATGTGGCCCGCCTTGCCGAAGAGGTGGCGAATCGAGCCCATGCCCTCGGTGTAGGGGCCCGACCGTCCACCGTGGAGCTCATGAACCTGCGCCAGGAAGCAGCCGAGGCCCACGCCGCCGCGGCCGGCGCCCTCCAAACCCACCAAGAGGCGCTACAGACCGAGACCGACCACGAGGCCTACTCCTCAGACATCCGTACCGTCGACCGCCAGTCGGTGGGAGATGCCGACACCGAACTGACGCAAGCCATCGAAGCCTGGGACGGGTGGCTCAGCGAGCACGACCTTCCCGCTGGACTCGACCCCGATGGCGTGGGCGAGTTCTTGGCCCTGCTCAACCTGGCCCGTCAGACCCAGCACTCGCTCGCCACCTACGGCACCGACCGGGCCAATGAAATGGCCGAGAGCCAGGCGTTCGCCGACGCGGTGATGGACCTGGCCACCAAGCTCGACGAGTCCGACGACGACGTGATCCGGCTTCTCGACCGCCTGGTAGCTCGGGCCGGGGCCGCCCGCGACGTTGAGCGAGATCGGGAACGGCTGGCCGAACAGTTGGCGGGGGCCCGCAAGATGCATGCGGCCCGGGCCGCCGACACGGCTTCGGCCTCGACGGCGCTGGACGCGGTGGTAGCCGAATCAGGCGCCGACGATGTGGCCGGAGCCGAGGACGTGGTTCGGCGGATCAAGGAGCGCAGGCACCTCCAGGCCGTCATCGATGACGCCGAGAAGGCGCTCGACCTCCGAAGCGGCAACCGTCGCGATGAATCGCTGGAGCTCCTCGGCACCGGAGACCCACTGGGATGGCAAGCCGAAGGTCTCGAGGTCGAACAACAGATCCTGGCCGCCGAGGCCAGCCACCAGGAGGCGGCCGCCGAGCTGACCCGGGCCGAGGACGCCCTGGCCGCCACCCTCACCTCCTCTGATGTTCCCCAGCTCCAGTTCCGGGTTTCGTCGTTGCAGGCCCAGCTCCAACAGGCGGCACGGCAGTGGGCCGTACTCTCCAGCTCCCACCGCATCATCGAGGCCACCCGCGAGCGCTACAAGCGTGAGCGCCAGCCCATGGTGGTCAAGCGGGCGGCCACACTGTTCGGCGAGATCACAGACGGGCGCTACGACCGGCTCGTGGTAGACGGATCCACCATCTTCGTGGTCGACACCGCCGGCCGTCAGGTAGATGCTGCATCGCTGAGCCGGGGCACCGTGGAACAGCTCTACCTGAGCCTCCGCTTCGCGCTGGCCGAACAACTGGCCACCACATCTCCCCTGCCGCTGCTGCTCGACGACATCTTGGTCAACAGCGACCCGGGCCGTGGGCCCCGCATGTCAAGGGCCATCGGCCATGTGGCCGAACGTCAGCAGGTGTTCATGTTCACCTGCCATCCGTGGGTGGTCGAGATGCTCACCAACGAGGTGGAGGCCCACGTCATCGACCTGCCCAGCTCCCGCGCCTCGGCCTAA